Proteins from one Desulfonema limicola genomic window:
- a CDS encoding polyamine aminopropyltransferase has translation MQHILKLFPILQQPLSSAGVFKLPSIGLTLKLSIFATGCAGVVAEFVLSTLATYLAGNAIFQWTIVMSLMLFAMGTGSRISRFFRNNLLDTFILTEFSLSVFCAVSAVLAYAAASFTENTAVLIYVQAFIIGNLIGFEIPLVTRINQDYEELRVNISNVMEKDYYGALAGGLLFAFIALPYFGLTYTPIILGSINFIVASFLLWRFFGLLENKKMLVFVFTCVLIFLVCFAVIAKPIIIYGEQKKYRDKVIYSQQTPYQKIVMTRWKDYYWLFINGQEQFSTFDEEKYHEPLVHPAVKLSHNPENVLIIGGGDGLAAREVFKHSIVKSLTLVDLDPAMTNLAKTHPVILHINQGSMNNPGIQIINQDAAQFVKEDKNLYGVIIIDLPDPDSVDLMHVYSKQFYSILSRKLIRGGVMVTQATSPYFSKKAFLCLIKTIRAAGFSVLPYHNQIPTMGEWGWILGVKNEDMDESELKNTMLKIDFSDIKTHFINNDAMISMAYFGKGVFDEALMQDISINTEMNPVLYKYYLSGSWGMY, from the coding sequence GTGCAGCATATATTGAAGCTGTTTCCTATATTGCAGCAGCCTTTGTCATCAGCTGGTGTGTTTAAGCTCCCTTCAATAGGCCTGACCCTCAAGCTCTCTATTTTTGCAACAGGATGTGCCGGTGTTGTTGCAGAGTTTGTTCTTTCAACACTGGCAACCTATCTTGCAGGAAATGCTATTTTCCAGTGGACTATTGTAATGTCTCTTATGCTTTTTGCTATGGGAACCGGCAGCCGCATAAGCCGTTTTTTCCGTAATAATCTGCTGGATACATTTATCCTGACTGAGTTCTCGCTTTCCGTATTTTGCGCAGTTTCTGCTGTGCTGGCATATGCAGCAGCTTCTTTTACCGAAAATACAGCAGTTTTGATTTATGTTCAGGCATTTATAATAGGAAATTTAATTGGATTTGAGATTCCACTGGTAACAAGGATTAACCAGGATTATGAAGAATTGCGGGTCAATATCTCCAATGTTATGGAAAAAGATTATTATGGTGCCCTTGCAGGGGGACTTCTTTTTGCATTTATTGCCCTGCCTTATTTCGGACTTACTTATACGCCGATTATACTGGGAAGCATAAATTTTATTGTAGCATCCTTTCTGCTCTGGCGTTTTTTCGGTCTTCTTGAAAACAAGAAAATGCTTGTGTTTGTTTTTACCTGTGTTTTAATCTTCCTTGTCTGTTTTGCGGTTATTGCCAAACCCATTATTATTTATGGAGAGCAAAAAAAATATCGTGATAAGGTAATTTATTCACAGCAGACACCATATCAAAAGATTGTAATGACCCGCTGGAAAGACTATTACTGGCTTTTTATAAACGGACAGGAACAATTTTCAACATTTGATGAAGAAAAATATCATGAGCCTCTTGTGCATCCGGCAGTGAAACTGTCGCACAATCCTGAAAATGTTCTAATAATCGGAGGCGGAGACGGGCTTGCAGCAAGGGAGGTATTTAAGCACAGTATTGTCAAATCACTTACCCTGGTTGATCTTGATCCTGCAATGACAAACCTTGCCAAAACCCATCCTGTAATATTACATATAAATCAAGGTTCAATGAATAACCCGGGGATACAGATAATAAACCAGGATGCAGCCCAGTTTGTAAAGGAAGATAAAAATCTTTACGGAGTTATAATAATAGATCTTCCTGACCCTGATTCCGTTGACCTTATGCACGTTTACTCAAAACAGTTTTATTCTATATTATCCAGGAAATTAATAAGGGGCGGAGTAATGGTAACCCAGGCTACCAGCCCCTATTTTTCAAAAAAAGCTTTTTTATGTCTTATAAAAACAATCAGGGCTGCAGGTTTTTCAGTGCTGCCCTATCATAATCAGATTCCAACAATGGGTGAATGGGGCTGGATACTGGGTGTTAAAAATGAAGATATGGATGAATCAGAACTTAAAAATACCATGTTAAAGATTGATTTTTCTGATATAAAAACCCATTTTATCAATAATGATGCCATGATTTCAATGGCATATTTTGGAAAAGGTGTTTTTGATGAAGCTTTAATGCAGGATATAAGTATTAATACAGAAATGAATCCGGTTTTATATAAATATTACCTGTCAGGGTCTTGGGGTATGTATTAG
- a CDS encoding DUF350 domain-containing protein yields the protein MNLDDLVTAIVLVIAFYLLFFIGKLVNDFLHKEYNLTYELVERDNPALALAVAGYYLGLALSIGGALAGPGLGIVDDLIDLFIYGLLAIILLNLSWFICDKIILRKFKISDELIRDQNQGTGAVSFGISVASGLIIFGSVTGQGGNIWTASVFWLIGQIMLIIASLIYNLMIPYDIHEQIEKDNVAAGVGFAGCLVSIGIVVGLAAERDFHSWEDDLAAFAAIALSGLVMLPLVRLLTDKVLLPTVNLTDEIANQEKPNTGAAYIEAVSYIAAAFVISWCV from the coding sequence ATGAATCTTGATGATCTGGTTACTGCTATTGTTCTTGTTATTGCATTTTATCTATTATTTTTTATTGGAAAACTTGTAAATGATTTTCTCCACAAGGAATATAATCTTACATATGAGCTTGTGGAACGTGATAACCCTGCCCTGGCACTGGCTGTTGCCGGATATTATCTGGGACTGGCTCTTTCCATAGGAGGTGCCCTTGCAGGGCCTGGGCTGGGTATTGTTGATGATCTCATAGACCTTTTTATTTATGGCCTTCTTGCCATAATCCTGCTTAATTTATCCTGGTTTATCTGTGATAAGATAATCCTGCGGAAATTTAAAATCAGTGATGAGCTGATACGGGACCAAAACCAGGGAACAGGAGCTGTTTCCTTTGGAATCAGTGTTGCATCAGGACTGATAATCTTTGGTTCTGTTACAGGCCAGGGAGGCAATATCTGGACTGCATCGGTTTTTTGGCTTATCGGCCAAATAATGTTAATAATAGCTTCACTGATATATAACCTGATGATTCCCTATGATATTCATGAACAGATTGAAAAGGACAATGTGGCAGCCGGAGTTGGTTTTGCAGGGTGCCTTGTTTCCATTGGAATTGTGGTGGGGCTTGCTGCTGAAAGAGATTTTCACTCCTGGGAAGATGATCTTGCAGCTTTTGCAGCCATTGCTCTGTCAGGGCTTGTAATGCTTCCCCTTGTAAGGCTGCTCACAGATAAGGTTCTTTTGCCCACTGTAAACCTGACTGATGAAATTGCCAACCAGGAAAAACCCAACACAGGTGCAGCATATATTGAAGCTGTTTCCTATATTGCAGCAGCCTTTGTCATCAGCTGGTGTGTTTAA